From the genome of Armatimonadota bacterium:
CGCGTCTACACCCGCGACGACGGCCGCATCTTCCCCGTCGACCAGACCGCCAAGGACGTCGTGGCGATCCTGCACGCGCGGCTGAAGGAGGTCGGCGTCGACATCCGGCTCGACACACCCGCCACAGGGGTCGAGCGCGACGGCAACGGGGTCTGCGCAGTTCTCGTCGGTGACGAAACCATCCGCACGCGCTCCGTCGTGCTCGCCGTCGGTGGAAGCTCCTATCCGAAGTCCGGCACGACCGGCGACGGCTGGCGCTGGGCGGTGAGGCTGGGGCATTCGCTGGTGCCGATCCAGGCCGCGCTCGCGCCGATCATCCTGCGAGGCAAGAGGTGGCAGCCGTACTCGGGCGTCGCCCTGCGCGACTGCGAGCTGAAGGCCCGACAGGGCGACAAGGTGTTCGTGCGATGGCGGGGCGATCTGTTGTTCACGCACATCGGAGTTTCTGGACCTTGCACGCTCGGGATCAGCCGGGAAGTCACGGAGGCTTTGGAGCGAGGCGAGGTTTCGCTCGAGGTCGATCTTCTACCTGATACGAGCTTCGAGTCGTTGAACGCCGATCTCCAGGAGTACGCGCGTGCGCACCCGAAGCGCCGAGTCTCGACATACCTGGAATCGGTTATGCCGAACCGCCTTGCTGACGAGATGTTTTTGTCGGCTGGCCTTTCCGTCGAGTCCGAGATCGGACAGCTCAAGCGCGCTGAGCGAAACCGGTTGGTCGCGTGCCTGAAAGGCTGGAAGCTTGGGACGGTGTTCGAGGTCGTCCTCGACAAGGGCGAGATCGTCGCCGGGGGAATCTCTCTCGACGAGGTCGATCCGCACTCTATGCGCTCGCTCAAGTGCCCCGGCCTGTTCGTCTGCGGCGAGGCGCTCGACATCGCCGGCCCAATCGGCGGATACAACCTGCAAGCGGCGTTCTCGACCGGCTACGTCGCAGGCGAAAGCGCTGCCGAGAAGTAGTTCGAGAGGGCGAGTCCGGGTGTGGACTGACCCTTTGCTGGGCAATTGGTATGTGGAATTATCGGAAGACGTCTCTGGAGACGTGGTACGCCAAGCTCTCAAGCTGTTCGGTAGTCCTGTTCAAGTGCATGAGCGCTTCGCGTTCGACGCGGCTATGCCCGGAGCCGACGACGGTGGAGCTCTGGCGCGTGCTCCGTGCCGCCCAGAGCGCCTCAAGCATCGCACTGTCGGCCGCCCATGCGGTGTCAGTCCACAGGACGCGCCACGTCTTGGTCAGGCAACGGTAGATCCACCGTCGGCGTGCCAGCGCACGGTTGACCCTCACCCACGCCTGCGAGCACCGTTCCAGTTCGCTAACCACCTCGGGAGGCCACAGATCGCCGAGCATCCCCTTCGAAGCCTCGTTCCGCACTTTGCGAAAGTTCTGAACCAACTCTTCGTCGAACTCGCGCCTATCCTTGAAGTTGGCCTCTTCCCTCACTCCCCCAGCGACCACGACTCCTAAGATTACGACGACCCCGCCTATGATGGCCAGGGGCTCGCGCGAAGCAACCGCAATCGCCGCGCCGAAAAGAACGATGATTGCACCAAAGCCAAGCCACGACGGATCGCGGCGCGGCGCGGCTGAGTCGAAACGCATCAGGAACCTGCTCAGGAAATCTGTGACCTGCACTGTCCGCTCCTTGCGTTCTGCCATGAGAATTTCAGGACGCCTTGTTCAATTTTACCGCGATACTTCGCATTCCAGTTCCTCCCGGTGCTGGACGGTCGTCCTCCTGGGCGACCTCAGCTTCCGAACTACTCTTCAATGTGACATTGCCGCTAGCCACCACAGGTACCAATCGCGGTATCGCAGGATCCTTCGATCCACTCAGGATGACGTGCCACCCTCCCCGGCTACCGCAGCCTGGGAAGGCTAAGGCACCTTGACTCCGACCACCGACAGGACTAAACTGAACCGTGATCACTTCCCTCATTGCCAGCTTCGTCTTGAACGGCCAATCCGTCGAACTCAGCCACTACGACGCGCTGAAGTGGCGCAACATCGGGCCGTTTCGCGCGGGGAGAACCGTCGGCGCGTCTGGAATAGCCGAGCAGCCGAACACCTTCTTCGTCGGTGCGAACAACGGCGGGGTGTGGAAGACCACCGACGCGGGCCGGACTTGGAAGCCGATCTTCGACGACCAGCCGACCGGCTCGATCGGCGACGTGGCGGTCGCGCCCTCCGACCCGATGGTCATCTACGTCGCGAGCGGCGAGAGCCTGCAGCGGCCCGACCTCTCGACCGGCGACGGGATGTACAAGTCCACCGACGGCGGCGAGACTTGGACGCACCTCGGCTTGCGCGACGGGCAGCAGCTCGGGCCGATCCTCATCGACCCGGAGAACCCAGACAGGGTGTTCGTCGCGGTGGTCGGCCACCCCTACGGCCCGAACGAGGAGCGTGGGATATTCCGCACGCTCGATGGTGGCAAAACCTGGGAGAAGGTGCTCTACAAAGACCCCGACACGGGCGGCGCCGACCTCCAGTTCGACCCCGACAATTCGCAGATCGTCTACGCGACGATGTGGGAGCAGCGCCAGGGGCCGTGGGAGAACGCGGTCTGGCAAGGCCCCGGCAGCGGCCTCTACAAGTCCACCGACGGCGGCGACACCTGGCGGCAACTCACCGAAGGGCTCCCGACGTTCGAGGACGGGCTAGGAAAGATCGGCATCTCGGTCGCGCCCTCCGACGGCAACCGCATCTACGCGATGGTCGCTGCTTCTGAAAACCCCGGCGTCTACCGCAGTGACGACGCTGGCGAAAGCTGGCATTTGGTAAGCGACCAGAGGCGCCTCTACGGGCGTGGAGACGACTTCGCCGAGTGCAAAGTCGATCCGCTCAACCCCGACGTCGTGTACGTCGCCAACACCAGCTTCTACCGCTCCGAGGACGCAGGCCTCACTTGGACTTGCATCAAGGGCTCGCCCGGCGGAGACGACTACCACACAGCCTGGATAAACCCCCTCCACCCAGAGATTATCCTGCTCGCGGCCGACCAGGGCGCGACGATCACCGTCAACGGAGGTGACACGTGGAGCAGCTGGTACAACCAGCCGACCGCGCAGTTCTACCACGTCAGCACCGACAACCAGAACCCGTATTGGGTGTACAGCGGCCAGCAGGAGAACGGCTCCGTAATGGCGAGCAGCCGCGGCAACGACGGCCAGGTCACCTACCGCGAATGGCACTGGGCCGGCGGCGACGAGTACGGCTACCTCGCCGCCGATCCGCTCAACTCTCGCTACGTCTACGGCGGTCGGATCAAGCGGTACGATAAGGTCACCGGCGAGATCGTCGACGTGCGGCCGACGGTTCCCTACCGAGTGATCCGCACCGCGCCGGTCGTGTTCTCGACGGTCGATCCTTCGGTGCTGTTCTTCGCGGGCAACATCCTGTTCAAGACGCGCGACGGGGGGCAGAACTGGGAGACGATCAGCCACGACCTGAGCCGAGAGCAGCCCGACGTGCCCGCCAGCGTCGGTAAGTACTTCAACACTGACATGGAGACCATGGACAGGCGCGGCGTGATCTACACCGTCGCGCCCTCGTACCTGGAGATCGACACGATCTGGTGCGGCACGGACGACGGCTTGATCTGGGTGACGCGCAACGGTGGAGCGAGCTGGATCGACGTGACCCCCGCATCGATCACCTCGTGGTCGAAGATCTCGATCATGGACGCAGGGCACTTCGACGCGAAGACCGCCTACGCGGCTGTTAACCGCATCCGGCTCGACGATCAGATGCCGCACATCTACCGCACGCACGACGGAGGTACGACTTGGACCGAGATCGTGAACGGTCTGCCGCCCGGACCGATCAACGTAGTTCGCGAAGACCGTTTGAGGCCCGGCCTGCTGTTCTGCGGGAGCGAGACGGCGGTGTACTTCTCGATCGACGACGGCGACAACTGGCACCCGCTTCGGCTGAACATGCCAGCGACGTCGATCCGTGACCTGGTCGTGCACGAGGACGACCTCGTGATCGGCACGCACGGGCGCGGGTTCTGGATACTCGACAACTTTTCTTTGTTGCGTTCTATCGACCGCACGATGGGTGCGTCGAAGCTGTTTCCCCTGTCGGCGGCGTACCAGTTCGAGCGCAACTGGAGCCGCGACACGCCTCTCCCCCCCGAGGAGCCCGCAG
Proteins encoded in this window:
- a CDS encoding aminoacetone oxidase family FAD-binding enzyme encodes the protein MDPIVVMGAGAAGIMAAYRAAELGANAILLEKTSRIGTKILISGGGKCNITHDGPLEDVLKPFRPNEARFIRPACYRWTNDQIVAFLTDRGLRVYTRDDGRIFPVDQTAKDVVAILHARLKEVGVDIRLDTPATGVERDGNGVCAVLVGDETIRTRSVVLAVGGSSYPKSGTTGDGWRWAVRLGHSLVPIQAALAPIILRGKRWQPYSGVALRDCELKARQGDKVFVRWRGDLLFTHIGVSGPCTLGISREVTEALERGEVSLEVDLLPDTSFESLNADLQEYARAHPKRRVSTYLESVMPNRLADEMFLSAGLSVESEIGQLKRAERNRLVACLKGWKLGTVFEVVLDKGEIVAGGISLDEVDPHSMRSLKCPGLFVCGEALDIAGPIGGYNLQAAFSTGYVAGESAAEK
- a CDS encoding glycoside hydrolase — protein: MITSLIASFVLNGQSVELSHYDALKWRNIGPFRAGRTVGASGIAEQPNTFFVGANNGGVWKTTDAGRTWKPIFDDQPTGSIGDVAVAPSDPMVIYVASGESLQRPDLSTGDGMYKSTDGGETWTHLGLRDGQQLGPILIDPENPDRVFVAVVGHPYGPNEERGIFRTLDGGKTWEKVLYKDPDTGGADLQFDPDNSQIVYATMWEQRQGPWENAVWQGPGSGLYKSTDGGDTWRQLTEGLPTFEDGLGKIGISVAPSDGNRIYAMVAASENPGVYRSDDAGESWHLVSDQRRLYGRGDDFAECKVDPLNPDVVYVANTSFYRSEDAGLTWTCIKGSPGGDDYHTAWINPLHPEIILLAADQGATITVNGGDTWSSWYNQPTAQFYHVSTDNQNPYWVYSGQQENGSVMASSRGNDGQVTYREWHWAGGDEYGYLAADPLNSRYVYGGRIKRYDKVTGEIVDVRPTVPYRVIRTAPVVFSTVDPSVLFFAGNILFKTRDGGQNWETISHDLSREQPDVPASVGKYFNTDMETMDRRGVIYTVAPSYLEIDTIWCGTDDGLIWVTRNGGASWIDVTPASITSWSKISIMDAGHFDAKTAYAAVNRIRLDDQMPHIYRTHDGGTTWTEIVNGLPPGPINVVREDRLRPGLLFCGSETAVYFSIDDGDNWHPLRLNMPATSIRDLVVHEDDLVIGTHGRGFWILDNFSLLRSIDRTMGASKLFPLSAAYQFERNWSRDTPLPPEEPAGQNPPDGAMIDYWLPNDVEKVTIEILSSDGSIVRTFASDDPLVEVDPDSLTVMPGWLRPQVNPSAARGSHRFVWNLRAEAVVDPNARRRRGPPISAIWGDTPLGPLGAWVSPGTYTVRLTAGIRVMTQTLEVRPDPRY